The genomic DNA GACTGGGTGGACGAGTCCACCCCTGCGACCAACGTCAACTTCTTCGTCCTCTCCTGGTGACGGCCACGGACCGTCGGTCGGTGCACGGGATGCCATGCTCGCTGAGCTCGGAGACCAGCGACGGTGCGGGGTCTCCGGCGACGACGACGCGCTCGACCTCGTCGAGCCCGGCGAAGGTGACGAACGAGCGCCGCCCCAGCGCGGCACCCTCGGCGAGGGCCACCACGCGTGTCCCGGCGGCGACCTCGGCCTGGGACACGGCGGCGGCGGCCGGCGACGGCTGACTCAGCCCGTCCGGCGTGACTCCCGCCGGGCAGACCACGCTGACGTCGGTGTGGAGACGGTGGAGCTCGGTCAGCGCCCAGTCGCCCTCCTGCGCGTGGGTGCTCGGGCTCACCGTGCCGCCGATGTTGTAGACGGAGACCTGCGAGACCCGTGCCAGCAGCAGCGCGACGTCGAGGGAGCTCGTCACCACCGTGAGCTCGTCCTCCGGCGGGTCGTTGACCATCACCTGCGCCAGCTCGAGGGTGAGGCGCCCGGTCCCCAGCAGCAGGGTCCCCGTCCGCGGGAGTTCGCTCCACAGGCAGTCGAGCAGCTCGCGGTCCTCGGAGGCGACCACGGCGGGGGCGCTCGCGGCGCCGGGCAGGGCCGGCGTGCCGGCCAGCTCCGGCTCGATCTGCACGGCGCCGCCGTGCACCCGCAGCAGCAGCCCGCGGGACTCCAGCACGCGGAGGTCGCGGCGGATCGTCTCCTGCGCCACGGACAGACGGGCGGCGGCGTCGCCGACGTCGAGCCGGCCCTCGGCGTCCAGCCAGATGAGCATGCGCTCGAAGCGCTGCTCGGGTCCGAGCGTCGCCACCTGGCCGTCACCGGCTCGTCGCGTCGTCATGGAACGGCGCCTCCTCGAGCCAGTCCGGTGCGGCCGTCGGTCGTGGGACCCGGCTCCGCGGAGGACGAGCGTACGCCGACGGCACGCGGCTGACCGAAGCGTCCCGGTCCGGTGCCCGACTCGTTTGACCTGCGAGGATGACGGCCCCGGGACGCGAGGCACGAGGAGGTGACGGCGCTGACCAGGTACCCGCCGGAACGGCAGCGCGCCATCGCCGACTTCCTGCTCGCGCAGGAGGACCGCCGTGCGACCGTGACCCAGATCAGCGAGCACCTCGAGGTCACGACCGAGACAGTCCGGCGCGACCTCGACACGCTCGAGCGTCGAGGGCTGCTCCGCCGCGTCCGCGGTGGGGCCCAGCTGCTCGACGCGGTCCCGTTCGAGGTCGCGCTGGCCGCCCGTCACGCCGAGCAGCACGAGGACAAGCGGCGCATCGCCACCCGGCTCGCCGAGGAGCTGCCGCACGACGGCGTGCTCGTCCTCGACTCCGGCTCGCTCACCCTCTTCGCCGCGCAGGCCGTGCCGCGCGACGCGGTCCTCACCGTCGTCACCAACAACCTGCCGGCGGCGCGCCACCTCGCCGACCACCCCGGCGTGCAGGTGATCACCCTGCCGGGCATGGTGCGCGGGCTCACGAGCGCTGCGGTCGACGCCTGGACCAGCCGGCGCCTGCAGTCGCTCACCGTGGACGTCGCTGTCGTCGGCGTCAACGGCATGAGCGCTGCGCAGGGCCTGACCACGACCAACCCCGAGGAGGCCTCCGCCAAGCGGGCCATGCTCCTCAGCGCCCGCCGGCGGATCGTGCCCGTCATCTCCGGCAAGCTCGGGCGCAACTCGTTCTGCTCGTTCGCCGCGGTCTCCGAGCTCGACCTGGTGCTGACCGACGCCGCGGCGCCGGACACGATCATCGCCGAGCTGGCCGCCGCCGGCCCGGAGGTCGTGGTCGTCGGCTAGGACCTTCCGACCCGGGACCCGCCGTGCCAGCAGCCACGACCCGTGGCTGCGACCCCGGTCCTCGTCGGACGTGGTGTCACCACCTCCCCGGGTCAGGGAGGATGGTGCGGTGGTGGAGGAGAGTCGTCCGAACGATCAGGGCCGCGACGGAAGTCGTGGCGGGAGCCGTGGCGAGGGTCGCGGTGGCGGCCGCGGCGGTGGTCGCGGCGCGGGTGACCGTTCCGGCGGACGCGGCTACGGCGGTCGTGACGCCGGCCGCGGGCAGGGCCGACCGCCCGGGCAGGGCGGCGACCGCCCCTGGAGCGGGCGCGACGAGCGGCCCCGCAGCGGCGGGCAGCGCGACGAGCGCCCGCGCTACGACCGTGGGGCCGGCGGCGACCAGCGCGGCGAGCGTCCGCGCTACGACCGGCCTCAGCGTGACGACCGGCCTCAGCGTGACGACCGGCCTCAGCGTGACGACCGGCCCCAGCGTGACGACCGTCCTCGCTACGAGGGGTCTCGGGGCGACGACCGTCCCCGCGACGACCGTGGGGCCGGTGGCGACCAGCGGGGCGACCGTCCTCGGTACGACCGTCCTCGGTACGACCGTCCGCAGCGCGACGACCGTCCTCGCTACGATCGGTCCCAGAGCGACGACCGTCCCCGCTACGACCGTGGTCCCGCTGGAGATCAGGGCGGTGGTGGGCGTGGTCGTGACGACCGTCCGCAGCGGGACGACCGTCCGCGCTACGACCGTCCGCAGCGCGATGAGCGCCCCCGCTACGACCGGTCTCAGGGCGACGACCGTCCCCGCTACGACCGTGGTCAAGGTGGCGACCAGCGTGGTGGTGGGCGTGGCCGGGACGACCGTCCGCAGCGGGACGACCGTCCTCGCTACGAGGGGTCCCGGGGCGACGACCGTCCGCGCTACGACCGTCTGCAGCGTGACGACCGTCCCCGCTACGACCGCGGCGCCGGCGGCGACCAGCGGGGCGAGCGTCCCCGCTACGACAATCCGCAGCGGGACGACCGGCCTCGATCCGACCGTCCGCAGCGTGACGACCCTCCGCGTTACGAGCGCGCCCAGGGCGACGACCGTCGGAGGGAGCGCCCGCGCTTCGACCGTGACCAGCGCGACGACCGACGCCGTCCGGCGGGCGATCGCCCGTTCTCGGGTGGACCGCGCGCGGACCGGTCGGGCGACGACCGCCGTGGCGGCGACCGGCCCTTCGGTCAGCGCGGGGGCGGCGCCGGTGGCGGTCGTCCCACCGGTGCTCGTGGCGACGACCGCCGTGGCGGGGCCGACCGTCCGCCGCCACGTCCGGGCCTGGCCCGTCGACCCGACGAGCCGGACGTTCCTCAGGGCGTCGACGTCCGCACGCTGAACCGCGCGGTGCGCGCCGAGCTGAGGGGTCTGCCCAAGGAGCTCGAGGAGATCGTGGCGGGCCACCTCGTCGCGGCGGGCGAGCTGATCGACACCGACCCGAAGCTGGCGTACGCGCACGCCGAGGCCGCGCGGCGGCGCGCCGCCCGGCTCCCGGTGGTCCGCGAGGCCGCCGCGGAGACGGCGTACGCGGCGGGGGAGTACGCGGCGGCGCTCTCGGAATACCGCGCTCTGCGGCGGATGACCGGGGCGCCGGACTACCTGCCGGTGATGGCCGACTGCGAGCGTGCGCTGGGCAACCCGCAGCGCGCGCTGACGCTCTCCCGCGAGGCCGCCGACCTCGACCTGCCGCCGGCGCTGCGCGTCGAGATGACGATCGTCGCCGCCGGTGCTCGCGCCGACCTCGGGCAGCAGGCCGAGGCGGTCCGGATGCTGCGTCAGGCCGTGGCGGCACCGGCTCCCGCCCGCACCGAGTCGCTCCAGGGCCGGGGTGCCGCCTCCGCGCGGCAGGAGGAGCAGCAGGCCGCCGCGCGGCTCCGCTACGCCTTCGCCGACGCGCTGCTGCAGACCGGGGCGACCGAGGAGGCGCGCCGCATGTTCGCCGAGGCCGCCCGGCGCGACCCCGAGCAGCTGACCGACGCGCAGCAGCGGGTCGACGAGCTCGACGGACTGACCCTCGACCTCGAGGAGCTGGAGCTCGACGACCTCGACGGCGACCTCGAGGATGACGACGAGGAGTCCGACGACGAGGAGTCCGACGAGTCCGACGACGAGGAGTCCGACGACGAGCACGACTCTGACGACGCCGACGAGGACGACGCCGACGAGGACGACGCCGACGCGGACGACGCCGACCACGAGAACGACGACCTGGAGGCCATCGAGCCGACCGACGGGCGTGGCTGAGGTGACCGAGGCGGTCGGGGCGACGGGGTCGCCTGCGCTGGTGGACGCGTACGACGGGGTCCTCTTCGACCTCGACGGCGTCATCTACCTGGGCCCGGTCGCGGTGCCCGGGGCCCCGCCCGCGCTGGCGGGCCTGCGTGAGCGCGGCGTCCCCGTCGGGTTCGTGACGAACAACGCCGCCCGGACGCCCGGTGCGGTCGCGGAGCACCTGACCGAGCTCGGCATCCCGGCGGAGCGGAGCGACGTGGTCACGTCGGCCCAGGCCGGGGCGCAGGTCCTGCGCCACGACCTGCCCGCCGGCACCAAGGTCCTGCTCGTCGGCGGCGACGGCGTCCGCGAGGCGCTCGCCGAGGCCGGGCTGAGCGCCGTCGAGTCGGCCGACGACGAGCCGGTCGCGGTGCTGCAGGGCTACGGCGTCGACCTCACCTGGCAGCAGCTCATCGAGGCGTCGATCGCGATCAACCGCGGCGCCCGCTGGGTCGCGACCAACGACGACCCGACGCGTCCGACCGACCGGGGCCTCGTGCCCGGCAACGGTGCGGCGGTGCAGGCCGTGCGCCTCGCGGTCACCGTCGACCCGGAGGTCGCGGGCAAGCCCTACCGCCCGCTGCTCGACGAGACGATCGCCCGCCTCGGCGTGCACCGGCCGCTCTTCGTCGGCGACCGGCTGGACACCGACATCGCCGGGGCCGTCAACGCGGGGCTCGACGGGATGCTGGTGCTCAGTGGGTCCCACGGACCGGCCGACCTGCTCGTGGCCGGACCCGGGACGCGGCCCACGCACCTCGGCCTCGACGCGGGCGCGCTGCTCCAGCCGGAGCGGTCCGTGACGCTCGACGGCGACCGGGCCTGCTGCGGGAGCGCGGTCGCCCGGGTCGAGGACGGCCGGCTCCTGCTCGAGGGCGACCCGCCGACGACGGCCCAGGGCTGGGCCGAGGCGACCTGGGCGGCCGCGCACCTGGCCTGGCGCGCGATGGACGAGGGGCACCCGCTCGACCTCACGGCCGTGCTCCCGGTCCTCGCCCGTCCCTCGTCCTAGACTCCCGACGTGCCTGCGTACCGGTCGCTGTTCTCGGGGTTCGCGCAGCTGGCCGAGGAGGTCGGCCAGGCCAGCCGCGCCAACCGCGAGCTCTTCGAGCAGCTCGTCTCGGCCGAGGTCGGTCGCGTCGCCGCGCGCCTGGGGATCGTCCCGGCGACGGAGCTCCACGAGGCCCGCGAGCGTCTCGACGAGGCCCGCTCCGAGCTCGCCGAGCTGCGTCTCGACCTGGAGGACCTGCAGGTGCGCCTCGCGACGCTGGAGGCCACCCGCAACGGTGGCTCCGGGGGCCCGGCGTGAGCGAGAGCGCGGGCAGCGAGCAGACCGACGCCCCGGAGGCGCCGCACACCGGCGACCAGCGCGTCGACGACGCCTTGCGCGGCGTGGCCGGCCTCGACCGGACGCCCGTGGACGAGCACGCCGAGCTCCTCGCGGACGCCCACGGGGCGCTGCAGGAGGTGCTCCGGCACCCCACCGAACCGCAACCGTGACCCCGGTGCGGCTCGACCGGGCGCTCGTGGAGCGCGGGCTCGCCCGGTCGCGCGGCCAGGCCCAGGAGCTGATCCGGGCGGGGCGCGTCACGCTCGCGGGCCGCTCGGACCTGCGGGCCTCCGACCCGGTGGGCGAGCAGGACCAGCTGGAGGCACGTACCGACCCTTACGTCTCCCGCGCGGCCCACAAGCTGCTGGGCGCGTTTTCCGACCTCGACCTGGACGCGCGGGTCGCCGGGGTGTCCCGGGCGCTCGACGCGGGCT from Microlunatus sagamiharensis includes the following:
- a CDS encoding DeoR/GlpR family DNA-binding transcription regulator encodes the protein MTTRRAGDGQVATLGPEQRFERMLIWLDAEGRLDVGDAAARLSVAQETIRRDLRVLESRGLLLRVHGGAVQIEPELAGTPALPGAASAPAVVASEDRELLDCLWSELPRTGTLLLGTGRLTLELAQVMVNDPPEDELTVVTSSLDVALLLARVSQVSVYNIGGTVSPSTHAQEGDWALTELHRLHTDVSVVCPAGVTPDGLSQPSPAAAAVSQAEVAAGTRVVALAEGAALGRRSFVTFAGLDEVERVVVAGDPAPSLVSELSEHGIPCTDRRSVAVTRRGRRS
- a CDS encoding HAD-IIA family hydrolase, with amino-acid sequence MAEVTEAVGATGSPALVDAYDGVLFDLDGVIYLGPVAVPGAPPALAGLRERGVPVGFVTNNAARTPGAVAEHLTELGIPAERSDVVTSAQAGAQVLRHDLPAGTKVLLVGGDGVREALAEAGLSAVESADDEPVAVLQGYGVDLTWQQLIEASIAINRGARWVATNDDPTRPTDRGLVPGNGAAVQAVRLAVTVDPEVAGKPYRPLLDETIARLGVHRPLFVGDRLDTDIAGAVNAGLDGMLVLSGSHGPADLLVAGPGTRPTHLGLDAGALLQPERSVTLDGDRACCGSAVARVEDGRLLLEGDPPTTAQGWAEATWAAAHLAWRAMDEGHPLDLTAVLPVLARPSS
- a CDS encoding DeoR/GlpR family DNA-binding transcription regulator; the protein is MTALTRYPPERQRAIADFLLAQEDRRATVTQISEHLEVTTETVRRDLDTLERRGLLRRVRGGAQLLDAVPFEVALAARHAEQHEDKRRIATRLAEELPHDGVLVLDSGSLTLFAAQAVPRDAVLTVVTNNLPAARHLADHPGVQVITLPGMVRGLTSAAVDAWTSRRLQSLTVDVAVVGVNGMSAAQGLTTTNPEEASAKRAMLLSARRRIVPVISGKLGRNSFCSFAAVSELDLVLTDAAAPDTIIAELAAAGPEVVVVG